The following coding sequences lie in one Rutidosis leptorrhynchoides isolate AG116_Rl617_1_P2 chromosome 6, CSIRO_AGI_Rlap_v1, whole genome shotgun sequence genomic window:
- the LOC139855298 gene encoding uncharacterized protein — MPIVVSCKIAETGITIMKVHVDNGSSVDIFYEQCFVQLPESIRVTLQPTTASLTGFAGESSLPMSRTALGKFGIVPSTIHGMIKFATRKGIATINSTSKVPICAAINVKSAVQEAGEAAEVAESMVLVNPAYPEQKIKVGCNVSADTRKQIVQLLVQYMDKRRGMAPDRVKWLCEEVTKLVRAEILREAQYQSWIANSVLIPMAQEDIDKTAFHTGKGIFSYIMMPFGLINAGATYQCLINTAFENRIGRNLEAYVDDLVIKSATQERIVEDMRETFDTLRRINMKLNPLKCCLKQKSFVWSSEAEAAFQEMKKLLKTLPTLIAPIDGEILYLYISVANEAFGSVLIAERDKIQKPVYFVSKALTISGRLALWAVELGAYQISYLPRSAVKGQVMADYLAEMSEELEVINERTALKPVMGETWDLFTDGASCAEGASADLVLASPSGEEHTYALRFNFDVTNNEAEYEAILAGLNIARKMNIIKLRAFTDSQLVANQYNGSFEAHDSSMQKYLQLLKGLAERFEYFELAQMPRSQNKKADALSKLAALAFSHFQKQIWIEELPSKSIDNDLMVASVEEEQSNWMEPILQYIRSDVLPSDKREARLVRE; from the exons atgccgatagtagTATCGTGCAAGATCGCGGAAACTGGAATCACAatcatgaaagttcatgttgataatggcaGCAGCGTTGATATTTTTTACGAGCAATGTTTTGTTCAACTGCCGGAGAGTATCAGAGTAACTTTACAACCAACCACAGCTTCGCTGACTGGTTTTGCGGGGGAATCTTCATTGCCTATGA GCAGAACTGCCTTAGGTAAATTCGGAATTGTCCCatctacaattcatggcatgattaaattcGCAACACGCAAAGGTATCGCGACAATAAATTCAACAAGCAAGGTGCCCATTTGTGCGGCTATTAATGTAAAAAGTGCAGTTCAAGAAGCTGGGGAAGCTGCGGAAGTCGCGGAAAGTATGGTATTGGTTAATCCCGCGTATCCCGAACAAAAAATTAAAGTAGGATGTAATGTTAGTGCGGACACAAGGAAACAAATTGTGCAGTTACTTGTGCAGtacatggat AAGCGTAGAGGTATGGCCCCAGATCGTGTGAAATGGCTATGTGAAGAGGTAACAAAATTGGTGAGAGCTGAAATTTTACGCGAGGCtcaataccaatcatggattgcgaaTTCAGTATTG ATCCCAATGGCTCAAGAAGATATAGACAAAACCGCTTTTCATACCGGCAAAGGTATATTTtcctatataatgatgccttttggtttaatcaaCGCTGGTGCGACATATCAATGTTTAATTAACACCGCGTTTGAAAACCGAATTGGGCGTAATCTTGAGGCTTATGTTGATGATTTGGTGATCAAAAGCGCAACACAAGAGCGAATCGTagaagatatgcgcgaaacattcGACACATTGCGaagaataaacatgaagcttaatccgcttaaat GCTGCTTAAAACAAAAAAGCTTTGTTTGGTCAAGCGAAGCAGAAGCTGCATTTCAAGAAATGAAGAAGTTGTTAAAAACTTTGCCTACATTAATAGCGCCAATTGATGGCGAAATTCTATACCTTTATATATCAGTGGCAAAtgaagcttttggctcagttttaATCGCGGAAAGGGATAAAATACAAAAGCCTGTGTATTTTGTCAGTAAAGCCCTTACG ATATCTGGCAGACTTGCGTTGTGGGCGGTAGAGTTgggtgcttatcaaatatcttaccttccgcgaAGTGCTGTAAAGGGTCAGgttatggcggattatctcgctgaaATGTCTGAAGAGTTGGAGGTGATTAATGAGCGCACAGCGTTAAAACCGGTAATGGGcgaaacttgggatttatttactgatggtgcttcatGTGCAGAGGGCGCAAGTGCGGATTTGGTTTTGGCAAGCCCAAGtggtgaagagcatacatacgcgttgcgttttaattttgatgtgacaaataATGAAGCGGAGTATGAAGCAATACTTGCTGGTTTAAATATTGCACGAAAAATGAATATAATTAAGTTACGGGCATTCACAGATTCGCAGTTAGTAGCAAATCAGTATAATGGATCTTTTGAAGCACATGATTCTTCAATGCAGAAATATTTGCAATTATTGAAAGGTTTGGCAGAGCGGTTTGAATATTTTGAACTCGCGCAAATGCCAAGaagtcaaaataagaaggcggatgctttAAGTAAATTGGCTGCTTTAGCGTTTTCACATTTTCAAAAACAAATTTGGATTGAGGAATTGCCAAGCAAATCAATAGATAATGACTTAATGGTTGCGTCTGTTGAAGAGGAACAGTcaaattggatggaaccaattTTGCAATACATTCGCAGTGATGTTTTGCCAAGTGATAAGCGTGAAGCTCGCCTAGTAAGAGAGTGA